The DNA region CTGGAGAGAGGGCCACCCCTGGGCCGTAGAAAAGCTGCAGAGAAATGAGGGCAGGAGCTCTGACTGCTGAGTATGTTTGACCACATAACTGCCTTCTCTTCTCCAGGTGACAAACGGCAGGTCAAATCACACGAGAAGGGAATGTGGTTCAACAACCTTCCCCATCCATGTGAAAATGGAGAACCAAGGCTCAGGATCAGAAATACCACCGATCCACCATAGGCTCTGCCATGACATAAGCAGGGGCTGGTGGATGTGGAAGGCCAAAGGCTCAGAGGGCACAGAGGCAGCTACAAGGAATCAGAAGCACTGCTGACAGGCACAGACTGGCAGCCTTGTGCCCCCTGCCCACAAAGGCCCGGCCGGGAatgaggagagggggtggggggtggctgccCTGCACTGTCAGGCAGACCCTCCAGCCTCTCCAACCTGACAGCCTTACCTCCGCCAGCAATGGCCTTCTCCAGCACAGACGTGGCCAGCTGATCGGTGACCGCCAGGTCCTGAGGGTCCCCGGATGTGCACACCCAGCGGAAAGGCCCGAAGCCCTGGGAGAATATATCCCTGCAAGGACAAAACGCCTGATCGCCTCCCCAAACTGGCTGCACCCACTGGCTGGGCCAGGATCACCATGGTCCAAGGAGGGGAGGCTGGCATGTGTTCCAGAACTGAGAGGGGGTGAAGGCCATGTGTGAGCTGGGGTGTGTTGGGGGGAattgtgtgtggacatgtgtaataaagtgggggaggggctccaATGTCCAGAATTATTGCTGGAAGCCCCTAAGTCACTAGTTGGACAGGAAGTTTCAGAggctctgcctcctccagccccctccagccTTTCAGTCCCCTTTTCCCTcagtccccctccctctcctctttccctttagCCCCTCCCCtcattccttctccttccccctcagttcctctccctcctcctccaccttcctccccttcagcccctcccctcagcaccctctttcctcctccaccTGAATTCCCCCAgtaccctcttcctctcctttcaccCCTCTCCCTGAGTcaccctttcctttccctccccactacttcttcctcctcctccccctccgtgCCCCTcatccccctccatcccctcagtgctctccctccctctagctCTGTCTCCCCCTCACAGCTGCACCACCTCCAGCTGCAGGAGCAGGGGACTGGGGCACAGACAAGCAGAAATTCCTCAGATTGCTGTTACAGACAGCCTGACAACCCATCAAGGAAAACTAAATAGTGAGGAGAAGTAGTACATGTGGGGACTTGGCCAAAGTGGCCTGAGGTGATCTGACCTTGCTGTGTgaactccaggcagagggaggcagcagTTTGGCCCTCCCTGGGTCCCACACTCCATAGCCCCTCGTGGGCTACCCCACTGCTTCCCTCCTGCACTGTGGCCACtctggctctgcccccacccacaGTGAACCTGAGAAGGAGAGGTTTGCCttcttgcctccctccctccctggtcccatTCTGCCACACTGAGGGCCAGGAATCTTCCAAAAGCATCCcgaggccttccttctcctgcccctgtgttgcccctggccctggcctccaagCCCACCCTCAGCCAAGCCCACTCTCCCTCTGGGTACCTCCCACTCCTCCCTACTTGTCCTGGGCCACTGCCTCTCCAGACCTGCCCTGCACAGCCAGGTAGACACACTGGCTCACGGGACAGCAGGCTTCGGCCTCCATGGATCAAGCCATCAGCCGCCCTCTTGGGCCCACTGCCATGGCCACGGGATGCACAGTATTTAGGGCCATGGGTACTGGAGGTTGGAGGCTCCAGGCCCCTGCAGCCTCCTTGTCCTTTCACTGAGGCCCTGTACAAGGCCTCTCACAGCTCCAGTTTCTCCACCTGCATTTTGTGGTGGGACCCCATGGCCTGGTGTGGTGGCCACTTGGGGCCACAGCAGTGGTCAGAGGAGGGGCTTTTCAGATCTGAACGTCCAGGACCCAGACACTGAAGGGGCCTCATCACCTACCCCATAATATGCTGGACGTAGGAGGGGTAGCGGAACTCGGTCCTTTCGGCGCCTTTTTTCTCCACGTCGGCTCCTGTGGACAGAGCATCCGCACAGTCCCCTGGAGGAGCCAagggctggcaggccccaccccaaggTGAGGACATATGCCACCATCAGATGACAGTTTACACAGAGCCCGGGAAAGACTGCAGAGGCTCTGTCCTGATAGCGAAGCATCGCCAGGTCTCTCAGGCAAGAAAGAGACAGCAAGTGCCGCCCCGGCTGGAGTCATGGGCTCATGGTGTGGGGCAGGGCAGCATGGACACATGCCAGTGTCTGCCTCATGGGTGTCCAGACAGGGCACCCAGAGCCTACAGACTCCAGGGTGCGGGGGGAGAGCTCGTGCCAGAGATGGGCTGGGAGGGAGACTTTCCACTGAATATCTTTTGTACCTTCTGAACTTTACAACCTTTGAATGTAAGAAGTTtcctttatgaaaaaataaagctgatatatatatatatatatatctacatatagatatatatatatatatatctatatatatagatatatagatagatatagagatatagatatagatatagatatatagatatatatttgcaaTGGAGCTCATACTGGAGCATTGTACCTACTCTCTTTATggtgctttatatatattttttaaaatatattttattgatttttttacagaaaggaagggagagaaataaagagtaagaaacatcgatgaaaagagaaacatcgatcagctgtctcctgcacactccctactgggaatgtacccccaaccaaggtacatgcccttgaccggaatcgaacctgggacccttcagtccacaagccgatgctctatccactgagccaaaccggttagggcggtgctttatatttttaaggaaaatggagaaactgaggtcagagaggtCAAGCTGGTAGGACCAGAAGGCCGGGCAGCAGGGGCACAGTAAAACCTGCATGCCATgacccctgcctctcccaggtgcctgccaggcCACCCCTGGCTGGAAGGAAGGGAGTGAGCCCACCGCAGCCCAGGAGGATGGGGACCCCTCACCAAGCCTCCCTTCTCTCAcctgctctctgggcctccaaGAGGAAGGCGTTGCCATAGTCCCAAAAGAAGAAGTTCTCCTTGGCCAGCCTGTTGATGGCCGAGACCTGCCTCCTCAGGCTGCAACAAGCCAGCAGTCAGCTGTCAGCTCTGCCCCGCAGTGAGACCCTAAAAATGATCCCTCTCTGCCCCGTCACTGTCACTCCCCCAGCCTCATCCCATGGAGCTGAGCCAGCCCTGCTGACTTCCACCCAATCTgacagaggaggagacagaggctcagagaggtttagggtctcacccaaggccacacagctgaccACTGGAGAACCAAGCAGAGGCCACAGCTACTCAGTCCAAAAGCTCCTTCCAGGGTGCAGCCTCCCACCCCGCACCCCTGCCCTACACCCCAAGCAGCCCTGGGACCAGCATCACCTTTCCTGGACCAGTTTCTTGAATGTGGCAGGATCGGAGGCCATGAGGCTCTGGGCCTCTGCAAAGCCAAGCTGCACAGGATAATAGCCTCCATTGAATGGGTTGTGGCAGGAGGTCTGGTCCGACCCCAGGTCTACCAAGAGCTCCCCCGTCTTGTCTAATTCCTGGACCAGGCGCTCCCTGGGGAAGATGTGGGATAGTCAGTGTAGGGCGGACAGCACCTGCCCAGGGCAGCATCTGGGACCTGAGTTTAGGGCCCAGCCAGGAGGGCATTGTAGCACATTTTCCAGCCACACGTCCAGTGATCAGGGACTGGGACTAATCCTACATTTCCCCCCcgcacacccctctccccctaaAGAACACTGTGGGAAGGCTGCTGTGAGCTCAGGCCAAGATCCAGGCGATGAAAGCTGGGAGCAGAGCCTCAAACCAATGCTTGAAGCTTTGTGTTCCGGGAGTACCTGGCCGCCATTGGGACCTTGGCTGGAGGGAGAGGTTCACCTAGGGTCCCCAAGGCTGCTGACTCCCACTCCTGACTTACCAAAGGTCCACCACATTTCCATGGTAACCAAGGCTGAGCACCTCCTTTGTCTTCCTTGCTTCCCTAGAGGGCACAAGAGCAGAACAGATGGCCCCATCACACCTGCCCACAGCTGTCCACCCCGACCAACACACAGGGCCACCCAGGTAGCTAGAATGCAGAAGACTCAAGAGGCCACCAAAAGCATTGCATGCATGTGTAGGGGATGTGCTTTGAGGACCCAGACCACAAGGGAAACAGCAGACTTGACTACCCCAGACAGGAGAACTGAGGCAATACTTAGAATTAGGGCTACTGCTGTTAGAATTCTAATAAGGACCTTCCTAGAATTCACTCAAGATGGTCCTCAAATAATAAAAGACACTAAAGTCACTAATGTTGATGCCAAACATTACTTGGAAAAATGAAAGTACAAAAAGTGAAAGTATATTTCAGGGAATAGAagatttaaatacataaaagcaCTCACAGATATGAGAGCTATCACAAAGCAACAGTAAGTGGGGCAGTGGGGCAGTGTGGCACCCACTCAAGGATGCAGATCGACCGAAGGCCTTGCTTGGCAGAGAGATGCCAGCGGAGGCCAGACCCGCTCCTCTCCCCCAGGTGCACAGGATAACCAAGTGGAAAAGGGCACATGGTCCTAGAGCAGAGAGGGGcgctggaggaggaggacggcATCTCAGCCTAGGGGCCCCATCACTCCATTCCCATCTGTGTCTTCTGCCGCTCAGGGAGCAGAAATGTGATGAGACAGGCTGCTTAAGGCAGTTTGTTCAACTGATGTGAAATGACTGTGTGTGTGGCCGTAGGAATTAAGGAATAAAGCTGGCCCAAACTTTGTGTGAGTGACAAGAGGGAGAAGGCAGATGGAAGAGGTATATTTAGAGCTGACAAGAATATCAGAGTGgttggaaatgtgtgtgtgtgtgtgtgtgtgtgtgtgtgtgtgtgcgcgcgcgcgcgcgcgcgtgcgcgcacgTGGGTGTGTTACTAAGAAAGTAAACTAGTATTCTAGAAAGATATATGTCAAATAGTATCCCGTCTTGAAAATGggaatatttttcaaattctgtGTGCTCTCGGACATTTTCATGCAAGCCCCCTTGGGTCAGAATAGTCTAGCCAGCGTGGAGGGCCACGGCACCCAAGCACCTTCCCCACACAGGCTCAGTTTGCAAAGCAATCAGTGGAGAGGGTGCTTCCAAAATGGCATCTGATCGGCAGGCCCAGGacagtccctcccccaccccccacccccccacacacatacattccCACTAAAATCCTCCGAAGTTCTCAAGCAGGAGGAGAAATGATGCCCGGCCCGGACACCGCACAGGCAGTCACAGCGTCATTGGGAAGGAATATTGATTACTAAACCGGAAGGAGTCACTCTGAGGGAAAAGCTCCATCTTTCAAAGTTCATGCTTCCCCAACAAGTTcaatgagcatctactatgtgccaggctctgggctaagCACCGAGGTCACAACAGTGAGAAAAAGAGATACATTCTTTGCAAAACTGTGGGAAATGAGAAGATGATTGAAAACCTCTTAGAACCAAGTGTCTGACCACCAAAGTATGCAAACCCAGGGATTCCTACACACCCGCCATCATGACCAGTGAGAAACAGGATTTAGAAGACCCTACTGCCCCGCCTCTGAGTGGCCACTTGATGTGGTGGCCACCTGGGGCCAGAGGTCAGGCACTGAACAGGTCTCTGCAGAGGAACCCAGCCTCGGGGCCCTTTCCCACGGTCCCCCACCTTCGGTGCTCACTTGTCAGGAGTTGTACCTGAGTCTTTTAATGCACTGGTCCAAGCTGTCGGTCACCTCCATCAGCCAACCTTGCTGATGGCGTTTCATGAGGGCTGCTTTATCCACCTGTGAGCATGACGCACAAAGCCACCCAGTCACAAATCATCCTAGGGTGTGTCCCCTCCACGAGGTGGGTGTCACCCTCCCATGAAGATCACCCACTTTTATAACACAGTGCAAGGGCAAACTGGGGAAGCTATTTTATACCCACAAGGGAAGCCCAAGAGAATCTAGATAGATTGGCCCTGACATCACTGGGCTGCGGAACCAATGCCAACACTGTTGGCTACCCGAGGAAAATAAAACCCTATTTATGCGAGCTGCCGTAGCTCGGGTTTCTGTTACCTGCAGCCAAATGGGCTCCTAACAAGTACAGCTGTGTATGTCACAGGTTTAATATCAACTATGTGCAAATCACACGGGTGGATATCACCGAGGCTTTTCTTAGAGCCACTCACCGCCTCTTCCCGCTTCCCTTCCTGTCCTTGGCACCACCAACGAAAGCTGGGACAGTCACTGAGAAAAAGCGGCTGCCCGCCCCTCTACTGATGGGCGACTCATTTGCTTCCCCCACCTGACTGTGAACTGTCTGAGTTCATTTattcacaaacatttattatctccccGCTATAgtccaggcctgcagtggggtaAGGGGAGCGGTAGCCACAGAAGTCAGTTTCATGGGACAGCATCAACAGGCACTGACCATGGAAAATGACGGGCTCTTTGAAGGCAGGAGGTGTATGCTGCCCTGGGAACCCACCTTGGAGGCTTTGTCGAGGGGGCGAGAGAAGAGATggatgtgagtgtgagtgtgagtggctCTGGAATGAGGAAGGAGCGAGGTGGGCAGGGATGAGGACTTGGCGTGCCTGGGGTGCTCACCTCTGCTATCACACCGATGCACCCCACGATGACTGAGGCCTTGGCCTGAGCCCCGCTCATTCCGCCCAATCCAGAGGTGACAAAGACTTTCCCAGCCAGGTCCTCGACGCCCAGGTACCGACGTCCAGCGTTCAGGACAGTGAGCTGCAGGAAAGGGGTGGGAGCTCACTGTCCACTCCCAGCAtgtccacctcccacccccctgaGGCCAGGCACGACCCTTGTCTCTCACCACTGTGCCATGGACGATTCCCTGGGGACCGATGTAGCAATAACTGCCTGCTGTCATCTGGCCATACCTGACCACAGAGAGGGCAAGCAGGGGAGTGAGCCCAGTGCCAGCCACCCACTTTTGAtggtttaaaattcatttttatatttatttacttttcttaaaaatcctcactcaagaatttttttttcattgatttttttagagacagtggaagggagaggacgggggcgggggagagggagggagagagagagagagagagagagagagagagagagagagagagagacatccattggttgtctcccacaggcgcccccacagaggccaggaatcgaacctgcaactcaggtacatgcccttgaacaggaatcaaacccacaacctttctagtgtgcaggccaatgctctaaccactgaaccactctggccagggcttctttttcttttttttaagagaacatttattagaaaatcacagaagtataagaagtaatttgtagaagaaatgggcttaggaagtGAGTTGTAGAGTCAAAAGAAGGGCCCTGAGAgctggggagtgaggaaggtaaggATAAGGAgcgtggggggaggagggaagagggaggagggggagggaagacacAGCGTCAGGGAGAGCacctaaaattcattttttaattacccCAGAATGCATTAATACAGTCTccttaaaaaagaacaaactactaGGGAATATGTAAATATGAAATTGCTACAGTGCTGTGactgtatttttcaaaattgtatttaatattGCTATACTGTTTTATAATATAAGTGGAAATGTATGGTATTTACTGGAATGATACAACAGAAACTGAAATAGAGACTCACATGGTAACCCCCATGGCAAAGAGCTTCTCATACTCTTCTCTGGAAGAGTAGTTGGGAATGACCTGGAAAAGAGGGCGGAGCCAAGGGCTAGGACAACACACACCCTTGGAAGCACGGCAGGGTGGGTGCCAGGGAGACCGGCTCTCCCTGCGGCCCCCGCCGGCACCGTGCGGGCTGCCCAGGACCCACCATCCCGTTGGTGATGACCAGCCTCGGGGCTCCAGGGCTGCTCGGAAAGAGGCCCAGTGGGTGTCCACTGTACATGACCAGGGTCTGCTCCTCTGTCATCTGTGACAAGTAGGACATCGTCAGCCAGAACTGCAGGAGAGAGCAAAGCATGGAGGGCTCTGTAAGTGGGGGCCCCACAGTGGCCCCAAGCCACCGTCCAGGCTCTGAGGGCTCCCCAGGCTCAGCGGTTCTGCCCAGTGCCCCATCCCTCCAGGCCTCTGTTACACTCTAGTGGCCCTTGGTGCCTGCCATAATGCCACTCCTGCCCTCGGGACCTTCAACACCCCCACAGTGTCTCCAGCTGTGATCTCTGCATCAGGCAGGCGGAGACCTGAATCCCGGGCCCTGGGTTTGTAGCCTCCTTCCAAGCCAGGGGGTGTGGTtggggggaggcctgggcatGGGGGCCAGGCTCTTCGTCCAGCATACCTGAGCCCAGTTGCTGAACACCTGTCCATTTCCGCCGTAGGTCACTAGCTCCTGGGGAAACTGGAGAAGACATGGTGTCATCTGAGATGGTGGCCTGGGAAGGGAGGTCCCCCACCCTGCACTGGGCTCTACGGGCAAGGTGGCTGATGGCCCTTTAAGAAAGAGTGGTGGGGGCCAGGGGAGATCCAGAGgggtgaagcccagagagaacagCCTCTGCAGGAACATGGGTCCATCTGTGACTGGGGTGAGGGAAGAGCTGGGGCCGGGGTTGCTTTGGGAACTCATCCTGGAGTCAATGTCAGGGGTCCATCTGTgatcaggttttttaaaaaaatattttttgattgattttagagaggaagggagagggagagagagagagaagaaacatcaatgatgagagagaatcattgattggctgcctcctgcatgccccctactagggattgagcccgcaacccagggcatgtgcccctgaccggaatcgaacctgggacccttcagtctgcaggccgatgctctatccatcgagccaaactggctagggctcaataatttttttactaAGCACATGTTAAAATGCAGTATTAAATctgcttctttttactttttcgtGTGGCTATTAGGAAACTTACAATTACACGTTTCTATGACACCAGAATTGATGTCCCGGTGGTGGTTGCTGTGGGCggggtaggggtggagggggcaCTGGGAGAAGGGTACGAGGTCCTCTCAGCACTATTTTTACAACTTCCGAGatctctgtcattatttctaaACAAAGAGCTTAAATGTATTGCATGTGTGTCTCAGGGTACAGTTCGGCTGGACAGCGCTGCCCCCCCTCCGGCGCCCCTGGGGTTACCTGGGCCACGGCAGGGTCCAGGTTGTTCATGATCATGTGCATGATGGCTGCTGCAGCTTTCGTCCGGCAGGGGTACTGCTGCACTGGGTAGGCCCTGCAAGGGAGTCCAGGTGCTAGGGGTGACGGTGGGAGGGCACACAGGGGGCACAGTGACACCCCACATCCTGCTGCAGAAGTCGGCTGGGGGTCCCAACAGGAACCAAGGCCAACCGGCTCTGGTGCCCACCTCCTGCT from Eptesicus fuscus isolate TK198812 chromosome 12, DD_ASM_mEF_20220401, whole genome shotgun sequence includes:
- the UROC1 gene encoding urocanate hydratase, which translates into the protein MSSLQELCSGLPLRPLPENRGRWAGVPHAPVRTPGLSPAEEQLALRNALRYFPPDVQKLLAPEFAQELRLYGHIYMYRFSPSIAMRAYPVQQYPCRTKAAAAIMHMIMNNLDPAVAQFPQELVTYGGNGQVFSNWAQFWLTMSYLSQMTEEQTLVMYSGHPLGLFPSSPGAPRLVITNGMVIPNYSSREEYEKLFAMGVTMYGQMTAGSYCYIGPQGIVHGTVLTVLNAGRRYLGVEDLAGKVFVTSGLGGMSGAQAKASVIVGCIGVIAEVDKAALMKRHQQGWLMEVTDSLDQCIKRLREARKTKEVLSLGYHGNVVDLWERLVQELDKTGELLVDLGSDQTSCHNPFNGGYYPVQLGFAEAQSLMASDPATFKKLVQESLRRQVSAINRLAKENFFFWDYGNAFLLEAQRAGADVEKKGAERTEFRYPSYVQHIMGDIFSQGFGPFRWVCTSGDPQDLAVTDQLATSVLEKAIAGGVNPAVKLQYVDNIRWIREAAKHRLVVGSQARILYSDQKGRVAIAVAFNQAIAQGKIKAPVVLSRDHHDVSGTDSPFRETSNIYDGSAFCADMAVQNFVGDAFRGATWVALHNGGGVGWGEVMNGGFGLVLDGTQEAEQRAKMMLGWDVSNGVARRCWSGNQKAYEIICETMRENKGLVVTLPHQVADENMLQQALRP